Proteins found in one Asterias rubens chromosome 12, eAstRub1.3, whole genome shotgun sequence genomic segment:
- the LOC117297485 gene encoding uncharacterized protein LOC117297485: MEPNQKLTSTTTCQTTAVGRALFQFSDFGAGSKNLSVLVNDKGLRNAYLAAEAEGELPTNRARVLILGEPRAGKTSLLNRLLGREFDHLEQPTHGIETRMCHVTNVDKQWNESEGAKADDIRECAAAVTVLKEASAEGFKTDKFKKDFRKSPSTSSESSETPLGADSSLRKILPQFFVVINLMGTLAVLYLLGVFQYGFVVFVWICISMFSLSVDYNNAYRFATTGSFVCVLFEATIRIDQPLEKLACDASETSPSSDLLFQLSKRIFLNLLHTSIVGISSGLGFRTGIAVALAMCVHPWETEGTPVQDMLSWNMLLLFLICIAGGFFILLSYKYCTINNRWHIRRTIFCCALITLTCALFWGSGCWFRTYWFIFLNFCAMVFGTTWGCIFGRRLVLKYGFQASYVIKKVIGLCIGFYFAYMCGWSFRVPECSFVSLAIYIVSVSTHPLFDLHVAYKIWRAKQTFPVKMIREQMKTAVQGQPLLETKLSLWDFAGDTLYHCTHHVFMPDRALYVIVFNLEAAVSNEDVQLQKLLFWLHSVCAHARHPDAVIMIVGTHKDSVPQSKIKRFTDKLHDRITPEFCHRLVLNPVDDKPLFLVENSKPLDEDFKQMRAEIFKRVESAEYAQEKYPIKYLHFYREIQNRRKLAQTSDFAKNVATLREIQELAKETCDVESEEQLKKMLRYFREAGEIIYKEEDEILRNHVVLDPQFLVDVMKKVMFIPRGSHRNHRYAIEWRNYENTGILSQELLLHIYCEMSHLVPLFTNLLEAYDLVCPIAPVVNTNCRPNSLVVPAMLPSFQGNETHFWKSSSTEEVFYFDFGFFDPRIIYHRLLTRCLTHACLDKMKPDSKPLIFADRCRFHIGTSFVFKLQLERRFSHQQLLSVAVVTFEPDSSKLLKFLVGAVRSIVLRDFPELHFTFGPRCFLCSKTGTTRDEHHNVNPDAIHVLKMAGNDEPFPTKFPVVMLCGQQRCEVSLTRQTTERSPSSSLPPRKVTFGPETLITKIPPDIFGKVCGFLNASGQRNWKMLAGELGKDVEFVAALDSQRVPNPSESLLRDWAMKGGVTVADLLEILDRASLERKDIIEEVRAAMQQQDSNI; the protein is encoded by the exons ATGGAACCGAATCAAAAATTGACGTCTACAACAACCTGCCAGACAACAGCCGTCGGGAGGGCTCTCTTTCAGTTTTCTGACTTTGGTGCAGGAAGTAAAAATCTGAGTGTACTTGTTAACGATAAGGGCTTGAGAAACGCCTACTTGGCCGCAGAGGCAGAAGGTGAACTTCCTACCAACCGGGCACGAGTGCTAATCTTGGGAGAGCCCCGTGCCGGTAAAACAAGCTTGCTCAATCGTCTTCTTGGGAGAGAGTTTGACCACCTTGAGCAGCCGACACACGGCATTGAGACGCGTATGTGCCACGTCACCAATGTGGACAAGCAATGGAACGAGTCGGAAGGTGCTAAGGCAGATGACATTCGAGAATGCGCTGCAGCGGTGACCGTGCTCAAGGAAGCTTCCGCAGAAGGATTTAAAACAGACAAATTTAAGAAAGATTTCCGCAAGTCCCCGTCCACCTCATCAGAGTCCTCTGAAACCCCTTTGGGAGCGGACAGCAGTCTGAGGAAAATCCTGCCACAGTTCTTCGTCGTTATCAATTTGATGGGCACGTTAGCTGTGTTATATTTGCTGGGCGTGTTCCAATATGGCTTTGTGGTGTTTGTGTGGATTTGCATCAGCATGTTTTCTTTATCGGTTGACTATAACAACGCCTATCGCTTTGCCACAACTGGCTCTTTTGTGTGCGTTCTTTTTGAAGCCACCATAAGAATTGATCAACCACTGGAGAAGCTTGCTTGTGATGCTTCAGAAACAAGCCCGTCTTCTGATTTGCTGTTTCAGTTAAGTAAAAGAATCTTTTTGAATTTACTACATACCTCCATAGTTGGGATATCATCAGGGCTTGGCTTCCGTACAGGCATAGCTGTTGCTTTGGCCATGTGTGTGCACCCGTGGGAAACAGAAGGTACGCCAGTCCAAGACATGTTGTCCTGGAATATGTTGTTACTATTTCTGATTTGTATCGCCGGGGGTTTCTTCATTTTGCTCAGCTATAAGTACTGTACAATTAATAACAGATGGCACATAAGGAGAACCATATTTTGTTGTGCCTTAATTACCCTGACATGTGCATTGTTTTGGGGATCTGGTTGTTGGTTCCGAACTTATTGGTTCATCTTTCTGAACTTTTGTGCGATGGTATTTGGAACAACGTGGGGCTGCATCTTCGGTCGTCGACTTGTTCTTAAGTATGGATTTCAAGCAAGTTATGTCATCAAGAAAGTTATTGGATTGTGCATTGGTTTTTACTTTGCTTATATGTGCGGCTGGTCTTTTAGAGTACCTGAGTGTTCGTTTGTGTCTCTGGCAATTTACATTGTTTCTGTCAGTACTCACCCATTGTTCGATCTACACGTTGCTTATAAGATATGGCGTGCCAAGCAAACATTCCCCGTGAAAATGATCAGAGAACAAATGAAAACTGCGGTCCAAGGACAACCTCTCCTTGAGACCAAACTGAGTCTGTGGGACTTCGCAGGAGATACCTTGTACCACTGTACCCACCATGTGTTTATGCCCGATAGAGCCCTGTACGTGATTGTCTTCAACCTAGAGGCAGCTGTCTCTAACGAAGACGTCCAGCTTCAGAAACTTCTCTTCTGGCTTCACTCTGTTTGTGCCCACGCGCGGCACCCAGACGCTGTCATCATGATTGTTGGTACCCATAAAGACAGCGTTCCACAGTCGAAGATAAAACGTTTCACTGACAAACTCCACGATCGCATCACTCCCGAATTCTGCCACCGTCTTGTACTAAATCCAGTCGACGACAAGCCGCTGTTTCTTGTTGAGAATTCAAAGCCTCTAGACGAAGACTTCAAACAGATGAGAGCAGAGATATTCAAGCGGGTCGAGAGTGCAGAGTACGCCCAGGAGAAATATCCAATCAAGTATTTGCATTTTTATCGGGAGATCCAAAACCGCCGGAAACTCGCACAGACGTCAGATTTTGCTAAGAACGTAGCAACACTACGAGAGATTCAAGAACTAGCAAAAGAAACATGCGACGTGGAAAGCGAAGAGCAGTTGAAGAAAATGCTGAGATATTTCCGTGAGGCAGGAGAGATCATCTACAAAGAGGAAGACGAAATACTGAGAAATCATGTGGTACTCGATCCCCAGTTTCTTGTAGACGTCATGAAGAAAGTAATGTTCATTCCACGTGGATCCCATCGCAATCATCGCTACGCCATTGAGTGGAGAAACTATGAAAACACTGGGATTCTTTCACAAGAACTGCTCCTACACATCTACTGTGAAATGTCTCATCTTGTCCCACTGTTCACCAATCTGCTTGAAGCCTACGACCTCGTGTGTCCCATTGCGCCTGTTGTAAATACAAACTGTCGCCCGAATTCACTAGTTGTACCTGCCATGTTGCCTTCATTCCAGGGCAACGAGACGCATTTCTGGAAATCATCGAGCACCGAGGAGGTCTTCTACTTTGACTTTGGCTTCTTCGATCCCAGAATCATCTACCACCGTCTTTTGACAAGATGCCTGACCCATGCCTGCCTGGATAAAATGAAACCCGACTCCAAACCACTTATATTTGCAGATCGTTGCCGATTCCACATCGGAACTAGTTTTGTCTTCAAGCTCCAGTTAGAGAGGAGGTTCTCCCACCAGCAGCTTCTCTCGGTCGCTGTTGTGACATTTGAACCTGATAGTTCAAAGTTACTGAAATTCTTGGTTGGTGCTGTAAGGAGTATCGTTCTGAGAGACTTTCCAGAGCTTCACTTTACATTTGGTCCGCGGTGCTTCTTGTGCTCTAAGACGGGAACAACAAGAGATGAACACCACAACGTGAACCCGGATGCCATACATGTGCTCAAAATGGCCGGCAACGACGAGCCTTTTCCTACAAAGTTTCCAGTCGTGATGCTTTGTGGACAGCAGAGGTGTGAGGTGTCACTGACTCGTCAAACAACG GAGCGCTCCCCGAGCTCTTCACTACCGCCAAGGAAGGTCACATTCGGCCCAGAGACACTCATCACCAAGATACCACCGGATATTTTTGGTAAGGTATGCGGTTTTCTCAACGCATCAGGACAAAGAAACTGGAAAATGCTAGCAG GTGAACTGGGTAA